The window ATCATGGGAGAACTTACTCCGGCAATGGCCACCGCTATTGCTGCCAGCCCGGCAAAAAAGCTCCTGCTACCCCTGTCCCAGGAAAATATTAAAATTATCGGTATTTATAAAGAGCCGTTACCCCACCTCATCGATCTCATGGTCAAAATGCTGCAAAAGGAGTTTAGGGAAAATGTGTGAAGCCAATGCATACCTGAAGAAATCCGAGGAAGAGAGCCTGATGGTCATGGAAAATGTGTACAATCTGAAACCAGAAAGCGGGAAGATTCTGCTGGAAAACATATTTGGCGAACAAAAACTTATTGACGCGGAGATACGTCAGATATCACTGATGGAACATAAGATTCTTCTTGAGTCCAGCAAATAAGAATATCATGGTGGGAATTTACTGGATTACATCCCACCGTCCAGAACGCGACGGATTACAAATAAAATCATCTGTTAGTTAGATCATAATTTTTTCAATTCATCAAAAGCTTCCCGAATAAATCTTTCACCCCGATCGGTTTTACATACATACCTTATTCCTGAAATCGTCCTTGAATGCGTAGAGTCATCTTTTATCGTTTCTACTTTTGCCTCAACAACACACATGCCACTGTTGCTATCCATCTTCTCACAAATGATTTCGGCATTACACCTAATAGAAATATTAAGATCATTTTTTTCACAAAGTGAAATCATGATCTTCGGGTTTGATCGTATGTTTGCTGTAGCCTGATGACCTAAGCCAAGAGCAAGCAAAAGCGTTTGAGGATCCTTGGCAATGATAAGATGTACAGGCGTGGTATTCGGAAATCCATCCTCAGAAACTGTGGCCACAACAACTGTCGATTCTTGAGCATTGAATTGCTCCATTGCCATATCATCAAGAAAATTCCCAAGATTTTTTGACATATATTCTCCTGTCTGAATGCGATTTTAAATCTATCCACAATGATGGTTTCTTTTACAATATTATC of the Pseudomonadota bacterium genome contains:
- a CDS encoding CooT family nickel-binding protein — encoded protein: MCEANAYLKKSEEESLMVMENVYNLKPESGKILLENIFGEQKLIDAEIRQISLMEHKILLESSK
- a CDS encoding pyridoxamine 5'-phosphate oxidase family protein, translated to MSKNLGNFLDDMAMEQFNAQESTVVVATVSEDGFPNTTPVHLIIAKDPQTLLLALGLGHQATANIRSNPKIMISLCEKNDLNISIRCNAEIICEKMDSNSGMCVVEAKVETIKDDSTHSRTISGIRYVCKTDRGERFIREAFDELKKL